In the Streptomyces spororaveus genome, CCCACGCCCGAAGCGATCGAGGTCGGACGGGTGATCCGCGGCTGCCGCAAACAGCGCGGCGTCTCCATGGCCGCGCTCGCCACCCGTTCAGGCCTCTCCCAGCCCTTCCTCAGTCAGCTGGAACGCGGACTCGCCACGCCCAGCCTCAGTTCGATCTACCGGATCGCCGAGGCCCTGGACGTCACCCCGGGCACCTTCCTGAGGCCGCCCGACCGGCCCGGCGCCGTCAGCCACGAGAGCGACCCGCAGGTGATCCGGGTGGACGAGGCCGCGGGCCAGATCGCCCAAGTGCTCATCCCCGGCGGGCGCAGCGCCCTGATGGAGGCCTACGAGCACCACTTCGAGCCCGGCCGGGGCGAGCGCGGCTGGTTCGAACACCCTGGCGAGGACTTCCTCTACGTCCTGGAGGGCGAGATCGTCCTGGAGGTCGAGGGCGAGGAGGCACTGACCCTGCGCGCGGGCCAGAGCGCCCACCACCGGGGCGAAGTCCCGCACCGCTGCCGCCTGTCGGGCCCGGTCGCGGCGCGCACCCTGCTCGTCATCGCGAACGCCTGACCCCGAGGGACGGACCCCCGTCCTGCCCCTCGGGGCCGGACGCCCGCAGCCTGTCGACCACCGCGAGGCGCGCCCCGACGTCCAGGTCCCACAGCCGTACCGTGCCGTCCGTACCGCTGCTGGCCACCGTCCGCCCGTCGGGGGCGAACACCACACCCCACACCGCGTTCGTGTGGCCGGACAGCGCGGCCACCGGCCGGCGCCCGGCCACGTCCCACAGCCGTACCGTGCGGTCGTTGCCGCTGCTCGCGAGCGTGCGGCCGTCGGGAGAGAAGGCGATGCCCCGCGCGGAGCCGGTGTGCCCGGCCAGCGCCGCCTGGAAGCGGTGGCCCCGCGCGTCCCACAGCCGCACGGTGCCGTCGTTCCCGCTGCTCGCCAGCGTCCGCCCGTCCGGGCTGAAGGCCACCCCGCGCACCGCGCCCCGATGCCCGGTGAGGACGGCCAGGGGGCGACGCCCCGCGACATCCCACAGACGGACCGCCAGATCGTCCCCGGCGCTCGCCAGCGTGCGCCCGTCGGGGCTGAACACCACGTCGTTCGCGAAGTCCGTGTGACCGGCCAGGATCGCGAGCGGGCGGCGCCCCGCCACGTCCCACAGCCGTACGGCGCCGTCGGAACCGGCCGAGGCCAGGGTCCGCCCGTCCGGGGAGAAGGCCACCGCGAACACGGTCCCGCCCTGGCCGGTGAGGACCGCCGGCTCCCCGCCGGCCCCCGTGTCCCAGAGCCGGATCGTCCCGTCGGAACCGGCCGACGCCAGGGTCCGCCCGTCGGGGGAGAAGGCCACCGAGAACACCGTCTCGGTGTGCCCCTCGAACACGGCCAGGACCCGGCGCTCCGCCACGTCCCACAACCGGACCGCGTGATCGGCCTCCGCGGTCGCCAGCCGCTTCCCGTCCGGGCTGTACGCGGCGTCCCAGATCTCCGTGAACGGCCGGGAGGTCAGCGCCGCGCCCCGCAGGTCCCACAGCACCACCGACGTGTCGAACCCGGCGGTCGCCAGCAAGGCGCCCCGGCCGTCCACGGCCACCCCGAGGACGTAGTCGGTGTGTCCGGCGAGCGTCGCCACCGCCCGGCCCCCGGCCACGTCCCACAGCCGGGTGGTGCCGTCGCCGCCCGCGCTGACGACCGTCGTCCCGTCCGGCGTGTAGGCGACCCCGTTCACGTCGTCGCTGTGCCCGGTGAGCACGGCCGTCGTCCGCCGGCCCGCCACGTCCCACAGCCGTACGGTGCGGTCGACGCCCCCGGTGGCGACCGTACGGCCGTCCGGGGCGAAGGCCGCGCCCAGCACCTCGTCGGTGTGCCCGGTGAGGGCCGCGAGCGGCTCGGCCGCCACCGGATCCCACAGCCGTACGGTCCGGTCGGCGCCGGCCGACACCAGCGTCCGGCCGTCGGCGGCGTACGCCAGTGCGTTGACCCGCCCGGTGTGACCCGTGAGGGAGGCCAACCCGCCGTGGTCCCCGGCGGCGTCCCACAACCCGATCGTCCCGTCGGCGCCGGCGACGGCCAGGCTCCGCCCGTCCGGCGCGAAGGCCACGGCGCGGGCGCCCGCCGTACTCGCCGGGAGCGGTGTGCCGGCGCCCCCACCGGCGGAGGTGTCCCAGAGTCGCGCCGGCCCGTCCGTCGACGTGGCGGCGAGCGTCGAGCCGTCGGGGCTGAAGGCCACCGCGCGCACCCGCCCGGGCAGGGTGAACGTCGCGATCGTCCGGCGGTCGGCCACCCGCCGCAGGATCACCGTCCCGTCCGAACCGGCCGTCGCCAGCGTGCCGTTGTCCGGCGCGAAGGCCACCGCGTTCACCGGCCCGTCGTGTCCGCCCAGGCGGGCGACGAAGGGCTGGGACTGGGTGCTCAGCAGTGCCCCGCGGGCCTCGGCCGTCGCCGAGGTCCGGTACGCCTGTCCGGCGAGCCGCATCGATGCCTCGGGCCGGCCCGCGGCCAGCGCCGCGGACTGCAGGGCGAGCGCCCGCGACCGGGCGACGCGCTCCTGGCCGAGCGCGCCCGCGCGCTGCTGGTAGGCGAGCCCGCCCGCGCCCATGGCGAGGACCAGCAGGACCACGAGCGTGGCCAGCGTCCACTGGCGAAGCCGCACCTGGCGCCCGGCCTGCCGTTCACGGCTGTCCTGCGCGTCCTGGCTCGCCCGCAGGAAGGCGGCCTCCAGCGGGCCGAGCCGGTCCCTGCCGTCGTGCTCGTCGGCCCAGGCCCGGGCGTTCTCCAGCCGGGTCCCACGGTGCAGCGCCGACGGATCGCGGCCCTCGCGCTCCCATTCGGCGGCGGCGTGGGCCAGTTGCTGATGGACCAGCAGCCCGGCCCGGTCGGCGCGGATCCAGCCGCGCAGCCGCGGCCAGGCGTGCAGCAGGGCCTCGTGGGTGATCTCGACGGTGTCGCTGTCCATGGTGATCAGACGGGCCCGGACGAAGGTGTCGAGCGCGGCCGCGGCGGGGCCGGCGTCGGCCAGCTGTTCCATCAGGGCGGTCCGGCTCATCCGGCGGCGCGTGGCCCCCGTACCGTCCGCGACGTGCACCAGCCGCACCAGGACGCGGCGGAGCGTGTTCTGCTCGGCCGGGTACAGGCGGGTGAACACCTCCTCGGCGGTGCGGGCGATCGCCCCCCGGATGCCGCCGGTGCGCTCGTACCCGCCGACGGTCAGGGTGGCGCCCTCGCGTTGGCCCCAGGTGGCCAGCAGGGAGTGGGAGACCAGGGGGAGCACCCCGGAGGGCATCCGGTCGGGCGGATCGTCGCGCAGGCCGACATCGCGCATCAGCAGCGGGAACAGGCCCGGTTCGAGGGTCAGGCCGGCGAGGTGTGCCGGGCGGGTGATGGATTCCCGCAGCTCCGCGAGCGACATCGGGGGCAGCACGAACAGCCCTCGGGTGAACACCGCGGCCAGCTCCGGCAGGTCCAGGCAGTTCCCGGAGAAGTCGGCCCGTACGCCGAGCACCACGACGGCGGGGTCGAGGCCCTCCGGTTCCGGGACGTCCGGTTCCGGGCCCGCCGCTGCGGGACCGTCCCGTTCGGGTGGGGCGGCCGCCAGCGCGCACAGCACCCGGACGAACGCGCGCCGCTCGTCCTCGTCGGCACACAGCGTGAACAGCTCCTCGAACTGGTCGACGAGCAGTACCGGGCGCGGGGGCGGCGGCGTCCGGTCGAGGCCGTCCGCCGGGGGGCCGGCCGAGCGCCGCCGGACGGCCCCGAGCAGCGCGTGCGGCCGCGCGCGCACCTCGTCCGCGGTGACGCCGAGATCGCCGCCCAGGACTTTCGCGGCGCAGTCCAGCAGTTCCTCCAGCGGGTGCGCGGTGGGAGTGAACCGCAGCACCGGCCAGGTGCCGGAGCCCGGCATCGGGAAGTCGCCCGCGCGCAGCGCCGGCACCAGACCGGCGTTCAGCAGGGAGGACTTGCCGGCACCCGACGGGGCGAGCAGCATCAGCGGCCCGTCGCCGATCCGTTCGAAGACCCGCTCGATCAGCTCGGCCGTCGCCCGGTCCCGCCCGAAGAACCAGCGGGCCTCCCGCGCGGTGAAGGCCGGCAGGCCCCGGTAGGGACACTCGGCGTCCACCTGCGGACCGGCAACGCCGCCCGGGCCGTCGCTGCCGGCACCGTCGCCGTCGGAGCCGCGCGGCCCCGTCTCCCGGACCATCCGCACCAGTTCACCCCCAGCCCGCAGTACGTCGTCGCAGCGTCGTGCGACGTCGACGGTGACGCGCTTCGAGCCGGTCTCGATCTTGCTCAGATAGCCCTTGCTGTAGTGCGTCTGCCGGGCGAGGTCCGCGAGGGACAGGCCACGTTGCACCCGCAGACGTCTCAGCTGTGCGGGGAAGTGCGTCGCGGCGCCCTCGGACTCGGGCTGGCGATCGGTCTTGCGCCGGTGGTCCGGATCCCCCAAGACATCCCCCATGGCAGTGCGCGCCCAGGCAGCGGTACGGGAGCGGCCAGGCTACAGCGGGGGTGGGGCGGACGAGCGCCTCCTCGGACCGGTATGACCAGCATACGAGCGTGCGGAGCCACCTGACGGGCGGCTCCGCACGCCGCCCTGACGGGGGCGCGGCTACGGGTTGAGCCGGATCGAGTTGACGGGCGTGAGGTCGGCGTAGACACCGGTCTTGGCGGCGATGGGGCTGCCGCAGCCCGAGCCTCCGGAGCCCGTGCACAGATTTGCGGTCGCACCGCCGTACTGGTTGTTGAGCACCCAGTGGTTCTCGAACTGGTTGCTCAGATTGTGCGCCCCGTAGGAGTAGAAGACGTGCGTCGGCTTGACGGCGGGGTTCTGGTTTTGAGGGTAGATGCAGACCGCACCGTCCGGGCAGCCGGCCCACGCGTCGGCCGGCTTGGCCTCGACCGAACCGCTGAGGGCGATCACGGCGACGACGGCGGTGGCGAGCGCGGCGGCGCCGCGGAACATCTTGCGCATGGTTTCCCCTTGTGGTGCTTGCCTCGTGCTGACGGCTTCAGCCTGCCCCCGGCCCGCACCGGGGTCGACGGGTTGCCCGTCGCCCCATCCCGCGGCGCCCGGGAAACCTCCTGCCACCAGCAAGGACGTGGAGCGGAGGGCAACACCCGCGCGGGTCGGCGTAAGACTTTCGTCATCGGCGCGGGCATGGCGCACGGCGGTCCGGCCGCGTTGAATCCGTAGGGACGGGGTCGAGACGAGGAAGCGGGAACGGCAGTGACACGGACAAGGCGGCGCGGGCGGCTGTTGGGCGGAGCCTCGATCGCGGCGGCGGTGGTGGTGGCGGTGGCCCTGTACTGGCTGCAGCCGTGGAAGCTGTGGCAGGACGAGACCGTCCGCGAAGCGCTCCCGGCCGCCGCCGCGCCGCCGGCCCCGGGCGCGTCCGCGGCCGTACTGGGAGGGGCCCCGGCCGCCCCGGTGACCGTCGCCCGCGGGACGCTCATCAGCCACGAGCACAGCACCACCGGCACGGTGGAGCTCATCCGACTCCCCGATGGGTCCCACACGCTGCGCCTGGCGGACCTCGACACCAGCAACGGACCGGACCTGCGGGTGTGGCTGACCGATGCCCCGGTGAAGGAGGGCGTGGCGGGCTGGCGCGTCTTCGACGACGGCAAGCACACGAGCCTCGGCAAGCTCAAGGGCAACAAGGGGGACCAGAATTACCCGGTCCCCGCCGACGTGAACGTCGCCGACTTCAGCAGCGTCACCATCTGGTGCGACCGCTTCGACGTCTCCTTCGGAGCGGCGAGTCTCGCCGCCGTGTGACGCGCCGCCGGGGCCGGCCGGGCCGGGCGACACGCCGTGGGGCCGGAGCTGATCCGGCGTCACCCCGTTCGGCCGTCGCCCGGAGTACGACTATCCACTCCTCCGGACGTCAAAATGCGGCCGTTTGCCCACGGGATGTGCCCTTCCGCTCACACGGTGTGGCGATTGGTCGTAAACGCCCATAACTTCAGAATCGTGACGAACCGACAAATCAAGTCCCTCACGTGCATCGCAGTCGTCATCGCCGCAGGTCTCGGCGTGCTCGCGCCATCCTCCGCCGCGGCCGGACGCAGAGTGCACCCGGGCGACTCGATCCAGGACGCGGTGGACTACGCCAGGCCGGGCGACACCATCACCGTGATGCCCGGCACCTACTACGAGAACGTGCTGATCACCAAGCGGCTGACGCTGCGCGGGTTCGGTGCCCGGACGGTGATCAAGCCGCCGGTCACGGCCGTCACGCCGGCCGCGCCCGCGCCCACGCCCGCGGCGGCGGCACCGGGCGCCGCCGCGGCACCGGTGGCACCGGCCGCGGCCGGTGCCACCGGTGCGGCCGGGAAGGCACCGTCCAGCCGGGCGCTCGCCTGCTCGCAGGCCGACACCGGGATCTGCGTCATGGGAACGGCGGAGCAGCCCGTCGTCGACGTGGACATCCGCTCGCTCACCGTCTCGGGCTTCAAGCGCAACGGGATCTGGGCCTCCTACACCGACCGGCTGAGCGTCCAGCGGGTGATCGCCGAGAAGAACGGCACCTGGGGCATCGCCCAGGAGCGCTCCACCCGCGGGCTCTTCCGCGACAACACCGCCCGCGACAACACCGAGTCGGGCCTGTTCATCGCCAACACCGTCGACCGGGAGGGTGGTGCCACCGACACCCTGGGCGCCGTGGTCCGCAGGAACACGCTGACCGGCAACCGGATCGGCGTCACCGTCAGGCGCGTGCGCAACCTCTCGGTCTACGGCAACACCCTCACCGGCAACTGCGGCGGCATCTTCGTCGTCGGCGACGAGGGCGAGCCCGGAGCCGGGGACATGACCATCCGCAACAACCGGATCCACGAGAACAACAAGTTCTGCAAGGGCAACACCCGCCTCCCCGACATCCAGGGCGTCGGCATCGTCCTCACCGGGGCGGAGCAGACGGTCGTGCGTTCGAACGACATCCGCGGGAACGTCGGAGCCTCCCCGCTGTCCGGCGGAATCCTGCTGTTCAAGAGCTTCGTGGGCGCGACGAACACCGACAACGTCATCCGGGACAACGTGGTGCGGGACAACAAGCCGGCGGACCTGGCCAACCAGGGGACCGGAACGGGCAACCAGTTCGTCAACAACCGGTGCGCATCCTCCGTACCGGCCGGGATGTGCTGACGCGTGACCTCCCTGATCAGCAGAATCGAGGCCTCATGACCACGGTAAGTCCCACTTCGACCCCGATCCCCGCCCCCCAGCACACCCCCCAGCCGGCCATGCGCATGCGTGAGCTCGTCTTCGGGGCCGCCTGCGCCGCCGCCGTACGGGCCGCCGCCCGCCTGGGCGTGGCCGACGCCCTCGGGGAGTCGCCCGCCACCGCGTCCGAGCTCGCGACCGCGGTGAACGCCGCGCCGCTGCCCCTGCAGCGGCTGCTCCGCGCCCTGTCCTGCTACGGGATCTTCGCGGAGACCGAGGACGGGCAGTTCGTCCACACCGAGATGTCGCACCTGCTGCGCGAGGACGACCCGCACAGCCTGCGCTACATCGCCCTGTGGTGCACCGAGCCCTGGACCTGGCAGGCCTGGCCGCGGCTCGACGACGCCGTCCGCTCCGGCGGCAGCGTCTTCCAGGAGCTGTACGGCAAGGGGTTCTTCGACTACCTGCACCAGGACGCGCACGAGTCGGCCCACGTGTTCAACCGGGCCATGACCACCTCCAGCATGCAGTCGGCGCTGGACGTCGCGGAGCTCCTCGACCTCACGGGGATCTCGGTCGTCGCGGACATCGGCGGCGGCCAGGGGCACGTACTGGCGAGCCTGCTGGAGAAGCACCCGACGCTACGAGGTGTCCTGCTGGACCTGCCGGGCGTGGCGGCGAACGCGGATCCGCGGCTGCGGGGGGACGGTCCGCTCGCCGCACGGGCCGACATCGTCCCCGGGGACTGCCGCGAGGCCATCCCGGTCGACGCCGACATGTACATCATCAAGAACATCCTGGAATGGGACGACGACAGCACCCGCAGGACCCTCGCCAACGTCGTCGAGGCGGCCCGCCCCGGATCCCGGGTCGTCATCATCGAGAACCTGGTCGACGACACCCCGTCGATGAAGTTCACCACGGCCATGGACCTGCTGCTGCTGCTCAACGTCGGCGGCGCGAAGCACACCAAGGCCAGCCTCTGCGCCCGTATGGAGGACGCCGGACTGGTGATCGGCGAGATCCGGCCGGTCAACGCGTACCTGCACGCGTTCGAGTGCACCGTGCCCGGGTGACACCCGCCGGTATAGGGCCGAACGCCTTCGAGACCGGCACGAAGCCGGTCTCGAAGGCGCCTGCGGGAGTCCCGGGTGCCGGTGTCAGGCCGCCAGGGCGTTGTTGACGAGGTCGAGGAACTCGCGCGGCGACTTGCACCGGTCAGCGTCGGCGGGCAGCGGCCGGCTGTGCCGGTTCTCCAGCTCACCGACGATGCCGAGGAGCCCCAGGGAGTCGAGCCCCCACTCGTCGAAGCCCGAGTCGGGTCGGCTCGCCATGGCCGCGGGGTCGACGGTGACGCCCGCACCCTTCTTCATCAGGGCGGCCAGTTCTTCCATGGTCAGTCGAGCGGTCATGACGGACAACTCCTCAGGCTTGGGCCGGCGTACGCCGGTCGGTGATCAGGCGCATTTCAGAGCGCGCGAGGAAGCGTGAGATCTCCTGGTCGGTGGTCGGGACGCCGTCTTTGGCGCTGTCGAGCAGCCGGGCGAGCACCGCCGCCTTGTGGCCGCCCTCGACGCCGAGGGCCAGAGCGGGGCGCGCGTCGAGCGGGCCGCGCAGGTCGAGGAGCCGCACGACGATGTCGTCGCGCTGGAAGACGGTGCTGCCCTCGATGGGGCTCGTCGGATCGTCCACGGCCGCCTCGTCCTGCCCGGCGAGCAGCCGGGCGAGCGCCATGCCGCACCCGTCCTTCGCGGGGTAGAACAGGGCGTGCCGCGTGACGTCCGCGGACTCGCGGCCGCCGGCCGCCACATGGTGCACCGCCGGGAGCGCCGCACGGGTGAAGAACACCCGGGCCGATCCGGGGTCGCTGAGATCCCGGTCCTGCTCCAGGTACGGGTTGATGGCCTCCTCCAGCGCCTGCACCTCCGGCTGCTGGGCCACATGGCGCAGGGCCGCGAGGAGGTCGCCCTCGACCTCGACCGCCCGCACGACACGGTTGCCGTGCATGAAGAGCGAGGTGCGGCGCAGCCGGGTGTTCTCGTCGACCTGGGCCTGCGGGGACGTGTAACCGGCCAGGAGTTCCGCCACCACCGGCTCGCTGCCGGGTTTCAC is a window encoding:
- a CDS encoding helix-turn-helix domain-containing protein; its protein translation is MSRPEPTPEAIEVGRVIRGCRKQRGVSMAALATRSGLSQPFLSQLERGLATPSLSSIYRIAEALDVTPGTFLRPPDRPGAVSHESDPQVIRVDEAAGQIAQVLIPGGRSALMEAYEHHFEPGRGERGWFEHPGEDFLYVLEGEIVLEVEGEEALTLRAGQSAHHRGEVPHRCRLSGPVAARTLLVIANA
- a CDS encoding nSTAND1 domain-containing NTPase — encoded protein: MGDVLGDPDHRRKTDRQPESEGAATHFPAQLRRLRVQRGLSLADLARQTHYSKGYLSKIETGSKRVTVDVARRCDDVLRAGGELVRMVRETGPRGSDGDGAGSDGPGGVAGPQVDAECPYRGLPAFTAREARWFFGRDRATAELIERVFERIGDGPLMLLAPSGAGKSSLLNAGLVPALRAGDFPMPGSGTWPVLRFTPTAHPLEELLDCAAKVLGGDLGVTADEVRARPHALLGAVRRRSAGPPADGLDRTPPPPRPVLLVDQFEELFTLCADEDERRAFVRVLCALAAAPPERDGPAAAGPEPDVPEPEGLDPAVVVLGVRADFSGNCLDLPELAAVFTRGLFVLPPMSLAELRESITRPAHLAGLTLEPGLFPLLMRDVGLRDDPPDRMPSGVLPLVSHSLLATWGQREGATLTVGGYERTGGIRGAIARTAEEVFTRLYPAEQNTLRRVLVRLVHVADGTGATRRRMSRTALMEQLADAGPAAAALDTFVRARLITMDSDTVEITHEALLHAWPRLRGWIRADRAGLLVHQQLAHAAAEWEREGRDPSALHRGTRLENARAWADEHDGRDRLGPLEAAFLRASQDAQDSRERQAGRQVRLRQWTLATLVVLLVLAMGAGGLAYQQRAGALGQERVARSRALALQSAALAAGRPEASMRLAGQAYRTSATAEARGALLSTQSQPFVARLGGHDGPVNAVAFAPDNGTLATAGSDGTVILRRVADRRTIATFTLPGRVRAVAFSPDGSTLAATSTDGPARLWDTSAGGGAGTPLPASTAGARAVAFAPDGRSLAVAGADGTIGLWDAAGDHGGLASLTGHTGRVNALAYAADGRTLVSAGADRTVRLWDPVAAEPLAALTGHTDEVLGAAFAPDGRTVATGGVDRTVRLWDVAGRRTTAVLTGHSDDVNGVAYTPDGTTVVSAGGDGTTRLWDVAGGRAVATLAGHTDYVLGVAVDGRGALLATAGFDTSVVLWDLRGAALTSRPFTEIWDAAYSPDGKRLATAEADHAVRLWDVAERRVLAVFEGHTETVFSVAFSPDGRTLASAGSDGTIRLWDTGAGGEPAVLTGQGGTVFAVAFSPDGRTLASAGSDGAVRLWDVAGRRPLAILAGHTDFANDVVFSPDGRTLASAGDDLAVRLWDVAGRRPLAVLTGHRGAVRGVAFSPDGRTLASSGNDGTVRLWDARGHRFQAALAGHTGSARGIAFSPDGRTLASSGNDRTVRLWDVAGRRPVAALSGHTNAVWGVVFAPDGRTVASSGTDGTVRLWDLDVGARLAVVDRLRASGPEGQDGGPSLGVRRSR
- a CDS encoding DM13 domain-containing protein, which gives rise to MTRTRRRGRLLGGASIAAAVVVAVALYWLQPWKLWQDETVREALPAAAAPPAPGASAAVLGGAPAAPVTVARGTLISHEHSTTGTVELIRLPDGSHTLRLADLDTSNGPDLRVWLTDAPVKEGVAGWRVFDDGKHTSLGKLKGNKGDQNYPVPADVNVADFSSVTIWCDRFDVSFGAASLAAV
- a CDS encoding right-handed parallel beta-helix repeat-containing protein; the encoded protein is MTNRQIKSLTCIAVVIAAGLGVLAPSSAAAGRRVHPGDSIQDAVDYARPGDTITVMPGTYYENVLITKRLTLRGFGARTVIKPPVTAVTPAAPAPTPAAAAPGAAAAPVAPAAAGATGAAGKAPSSRALACSQADTGICVMGTAEQPVVDVDIRSLTVSGFKRNGIWASYTDRLSVQRVIAEKNGTWGIAQERSTRGLFRDNTARDNTESGLFIANTVDREGGATDTLGAVVRRNTLTGNRIGVTVRRVRNLSVYGNTLTGNCGGIFVVGDEGEPGAGDMTIRNNRIHENNKFCKGNTRLPDIQGVGIVLTGAEQTVVRSNDIRGNVGASPLSGGILLFKSFVGATNTDNVIRDNVVRDNKPADLANQGTGTGNQFVNNRCASSVPAGMC
- a CDS encoding methyltransferase, yielding MTTVSPTSTPIPAPQHTPQPAMRMRELVFGAACAAAVRAAARLGVADALGESPATASELATAVNAAPLPLQRLLRALSCYGIFAETEDGQFVHTEMSHLLREDDPHSLRYIALWCTEPWTWQAWPRLDDAVRSGGSVFQELYGKGFFDYLHQDAHESAHVFNRAMTTSSMQSALDVAELLDLTGISVVADIGGGQGHVLASLLEKHPTLRGVLLDLPGVAANADPRLRGDGPLAARADIVPGDCREAIPVDADMYIIKNILEWDDDSTRRTLANVVEAARPGSRVVIIENLVDDTPSMKFTTAMDLLLLLNVGGAKHTKASLCARMEDAGLVIGEIRPVNAYLHAFECTVPG
- a CDS encoding acyl carrier protein, with protein sequence MTARLTMEELAALMKKGAGVTVDPAAMASRPDSGFDEWGLDSLGLLGIVGELENRHSRPLPADADRCKSPREFLDLVNNALAA
- a CDS encoding SchA/CurD-like domain-containing protein, producing the protein MTTLSERISQSAFDGSRLRVVLLLDLYDGAQNQFLEVYEHLREQVSSVPGHISDELCQSIENPSQWLITSEWESAPRFLAWVNSEEHVASVQPLHGCVRDTRSLRFSVLRETGKGPGHGSPSLTGPPSAGSVAASATASPGAADRAPGSLQVAPRRGDGVVRHALTFTVKPGSEPVVAELLAGYTSPQAQVDENTRLRRTSLFMHGNRVVRAVEVEGDLLAALRHVAQQPEVQALEEAINPYLEQDRDLSDPGSARVFFTRAALPAVHHVAAGGRESADVTRHALFYPAKDGCGMALARLLAGQDEAAVDDPTSPIEGSTVFQRDDIVVRLLDLRGPLDARPALALGVEGGHKAAVLARLLDSAKDGVPTTDQEISRFLARSEMRLITDRRTPAQA